One Amycolatopsis sp. NBC_00355 genomic window carries:
- a CDS encoding FAD-dependent oxidoreductase gives MAQPRVVVIGAGLVARALADELTERGWTDVTVLGGGARPDTPGLVFRTGADRTLTEFAKYTAAKYSGLTLDGRWCFNPVGSLELATTPERLADLKRRHGWATSWGVRGFLRTPGACADLHPLLDETPVLGGFHVPGDGLLHAGNAAEAQARRAATRGAKFLDDDVVAIDRAGGRVTGVVTASGRLRADVVVSCDGAGALVGLAVPHVPRPHRYARTSPLAELAGHNDDHAQAGKPVLRHHDRALYFREHVDRLGVGALTLRDEDFDPAWDAAAALLPALRDAKPEIVGTVTLPGTPDGMPLLGEHPDLEGFWVAEAVRDEHSAGVARELARWLVDGQPTLAVHGCDLARFDRVSLRGKGFAEVHEIVHPLDPRDEPVRTGPFFERQSALGAYFLPADGWARPQWYQANADLPTAPARAGWAARHWSPIGYAESLEARERVAMFDLTPVPRLAVTGPGALPFLQAMTTGDLAKPPGSLTRTLLLGEDGGVRGLLTVARLGGERFHVGAGSRLDFDWLRRHLPGDGTVQLHETTPGTCCVGVSGPLAHDALPELSTVESPAEETYVDDVPVVALRLSTVSWEFHATADLGRRLWDALRARGITAAGHQAHTSLRLEAGVPVPGVDVTTEHDPYEAGLGSLVRLDKGYFLGRDALAGRCDAGTGRRLTRLSVDGVVLGQEPVYVGDRAAGYVTSAADGIAYAWLPVEYSVPGTPVAIEYFGTRIPGRVA, from the coding sequence ATGGCACAGCCCCGGGTGGTGGTCATCGGCGCCGGCCTCGTCGCCCGCGCGCTCGCCGACGAGCTGACCGAGCGCGGCTGGACCGACGTCACGGTGCTGGGCGGCGGCGCGCGGCCCGACACCCCCGGGCTCGTGTTCCGGACCGGCGCGGACCGCACGCTGACGGAGTTCGCGAAGTACACCGCCGCGAAGTACAGCGGCCTCACGCTCGACGGCCGGTGGTGCTTCAACCCGGTCGGCAGCCTGGAGCTCGCGACCACTCCCGAGCGGCTCGCGGATCTGAAGCGCCGGCACGGCTGGGCGACATCGTGGGGCGTGCGCGGCTTCCTGCGCACGCCCGGCGCATGCGCCGACCTGCACCCGCTCCTCGACGAAACCCCGGTGCTGGGCGGGTTCCACGTCCCGGGTGACGGCCTGCTGCACGCCGGGAACGCGGCCGAAGCCCAGGCGCGGCGGGCAGCGACGCGGGGTGCGAAGTTCCTCGACGACGACGTCGTGGCGATCGACCGGGCCGGCGGACGCGTCACCGGCGTCGTCACCGCTTCCGGACGGCTGCGCGCCGACGTCGTCGTGTCGTGCGACGGCGCCGGCGCGCTCGTCGGCCTGGCGGTGCCGCACGTGCCGCGGCCGCACCGGTACGCGCGGACGTCACCGCTGGCGGAACTGGCCGGGCACAACGACGACCACGCGCAGGCGGGCAAACCCGTGCTGCGCCACCACGACCGCGCGCTGTACTTCCGCGAGCACGTCGACCGGCTCGGCGTCGGGGCCCTCACGCTGCGGGACGAGGACTTCGACCCGGCGTGGGACGCGGCCGCCGCCCTGCTGCCCGCGCTCCGCGACGCCAAGCCCGAGATCGTCGGCACGGTGACGCTCCCGGGCACGCCGGACGGGATGCCGCTGCTGGGCGAGCACCCGGACCTCGAAGGCTTCTGGGTGGCCGAGGCCGTCCGGGACGAGCACTCCGCCGGGGTCGCGCGCGAACTGGCGCGCTGGCTCGTCGACGGGCAGCCGACGCTGGCCGTGCACGGTTGCGACCTGGCCCGCTTCGACCGCGTTTCCCTGCGGGGCAAGGGTTTCGCCGAGGTCCACGAGATCGTGCACCCGCTGGATCCCCGGGACGAGCCGGTGCGGACCGGGCCCTTTTTCGAGCGGCAGAGCGCACTCGGCGCGTACTTCCTGCCGGCGGACGGCTGGGCGCGGCCGCAGTGGTACCAGGCCAACGCGGACCTGCCCACGGCCCCGGCGCGCGCCGGCTGGGCCGCGCGGCACTGGTCGCCGATCGGGTACGCGGAGTCGCTCGAGGCCCGCGAGCGCGTCGCGATGTTCGACCTGACGCCGGTGCCGCGGCTGGCGGTCACCGGCCCGGGAGCGCTGCCGTTCCTGCAGGCGATGACGACCGGCGACCTGGCGAAGCCGCCCGGCTCGCTCACCCGGACGCTGCTGCTCGGCGAGGACGGCGGGGTGCGCGGCCTGCTGACCGTCGCCCGGCTGGGCGGCGAACGGTTCCACGTCGGCGCCGGCAGCCGGCTGGACTTCGACTGGCTGCGGCGCCACCTGCCGGGCGACGGCACCGTGCAGCTCCACGAGACCACGCCCGGCACGTGCTGCGTCGGCGTTTCGGGTCCGCTGGCCCACGACGCCCTGCCCGAACTGTCCACAGTGGAGTCCCCCGCCGAGGAGACCTATGTGGACGACGTCCCCGTAGTCGCTTTGCGACTGTCCACTGTGTCCTGGGAGTTCCACGCTACAGCGGACCTGGGCCGACGGCTGTGGGACGCGCTGCGGGCGCGCGGGATCACCGCCGCCGGGCACCAGGCGCACACCAGCCTGCGGCTGGAAGCCGGAGTGCCCGTCCCGGGCGTCGACGTCACCACCGAGCACGATCCGTACGAAGCCGGGCTCGGCTCGCTCGTCCGGCTGGACAAGGGTTACTTCCTCGGCCGCGACGCCCTCGCCGGCCGCTGCGACGCCGGCACCGGCCGCCGGCTGACCCGGTTGAGCGTCGACGGCGTCGTGCTGGGCCAGGAACCGGTGTACGTCGGGGACCGCGCGGCCGGGTACGTCACCAGCGCCGCGGACGGGATCGCGTACGCCTGGCTGCCGGTGGAGTACAGCGTGCCGGGGACGCCGGTGGCGATCGAGTACTTCGGCACGCGGATCCCCGGGAGGGTCGCATGA
- a CDS encoding helix-turn-helix transcriptional regulator, translating into MRASRLVSLLLLLQNRGRMSASRLAAELGVTARTVYRDVEALAAAGVPIYAEPGPRGGYQLMDGYRTRLTGLTADEAESLFLTGLPQPAAELGLGAQVAAAELKLTAALPTPYRDASTRIRQRFHLDAPGWYREADPVPQLLAAAEALWRDQVVEVRYRRWSPRPGVVTRRLHPLGLVLKAGVWYLVASGRTYRVTNIVDLTPLGETFTRPAGFDLAEFWREHVERYERADLDETAVVRLSSAGIAALPEILGPKAARLVSHTLEPADAEGWQRATVPLESVPHAAAGLLRLGADAQVLEPPELVAHMEKTIRAMARLY; encoded by the coding sequence GTGCGTGCGAGCCGGCTGGTGTCCCTGCTCCTGCTGCTGCAGAACCGCGGCCGGATGAGCGCGTCCCGGCTGGCCGCCGAGCTGGGCGTGACCGCCCGGACGGTGTACCGCGACGTCGAGGCGCTGGCCGCCGCGGGCGTGCCGATCTACGCCGAGCCCGGCCCGCGCGGCGGCTACCAGCTGATGGACGGCTACCGCACCCGGCTGACCGGCCTGACCGCCGACGAGGCCGAGTCGCTGTTCCTCACCGGCTTGCCGCAACCCGCCGCCGAGCTGGGCCTGGGCGCCCAGGTGGCCGCGGCCGAGCTGAAGCTGACGGCGGCGCTGCCGACGCCGTACCGGGACGCGTCGACGCGGATCCGGCAGCGGTTCCACCTCGACGCGCCCGGCTGGTACCGCGAAGCGGACCCGGTGCCGCAGCTGCTCGCCGCCGCGGAAGCCCTGTGGCGGGACCAGGTCGTCGAGGTCCGCTACCGCCGCTGGTCACCACGCCCCGGCGTCGTGACGCGGCGGCTGCACCCGCTCGGCCTGGTCCTCAAGGCCGGCGTCTGGTACCTCGTGGCGTCCGGGCGGACCTACCGCGTCACGAACATCGTGGACCTGACGCCGCTCGGCGAGACGTTCACCCGGCCCGCCGGCTTCGACCTCGCGGAGTTCTGGCGGGAGCACGTCGAGCGGTACGAGCGGGCGGACCTCGACGAGACCGCCGTCGTCCGCCTTTCCTCGGCCGGAATCGCGGCCCTGCCCGAGATTCTCGGCCCGAAGGCGGCCAGGCTCGTCTCGCACACCCTCGAACCCGCGGACGCCGAGGGCTGGCAGCGCGCGACCGTCCCGCTGGAGAGCGTGCCGCACGCCGCCGCCGGACTGCTCCGGCTCGGCGCGGACGCGCAGGTCCTCGAACCCCCGGAACTGGTGGCGCACATGGAAAAGACGATCCGGGCGATGGCGCGGTTGTACTAG
- a CDS encoding IclR family transcriptional regulator has translation MRNQDSGNATQSQVQSVDRAISVLELLARNGETGITEIAGELGVHKSTASRLLSVLESRGLVEQLGERGKYAIGFGIVRLAGAATGRMDLAKLGRASCLTLAEELGETVNIAIADDGVAINISQARGAAAITTQNWTGQRTPLHATSSGKILLAYMAEAERKRVLKRKLEQYTPRTTVEPDELMTELERILEDGFAACYEEFELGMHAVAVPIHGPGGDVVAAMSASGPSYRLSKQRVKQIVRPMTEAADDLSAQLGYFRD, from the coding sequence ATGCGGAACCAGGACTCGGGCAACGCAACTCAGAGCCAGGTGCAGTCGGTCGACCGGGCGATCAGCGTGCTGGAGCTGCTCGCGCGCAACGGCGAAACCGGCATCACGGAGATCGCCGGCGAACTGGGTGTGCACAAATCGACGGCGTCGCGCCTGCTCAGCGTCCTGGAGTCGAGAGGCCTGGTCGAGCAGCTCGGCGAACGCGGGAAGTACGCGATCGGCTTCGGCATCGTCCGGCTGGCGGGCGCCGCGACCGGGCGGATGGACCTGGCGAAGCTCGGCCGCGCCAGCTGCCTGACCCTCGCCGAGGAGCTCGGCGAGACCGTGAACATCGCCATCGCCGACGACGGCGTCGCGATCAACATCAGCCAGGCCCGCGGCGCCGCGGCGATCACCACGCAGAACTGGACCGGCCAGCGGACGCCGCTGCACGCGACCTCCAGCGGCAAGATCCTGCTGGCCTACATGGCCGAAGCCGAACGCAAGCGGGTGCTGAAGCGGAAGCTGGAGCAGTACACGCCGCGCACGACCGTCGAGCCGGACGAGCTGATGACCGAGCTGGAACGGATCCTCGAAGACGGCTTCGCGGCCTGCTACGAGGAGTTCGAGCTCGGCATGCACGCCGTGGCGGTGCCGATCCACGGCCCGGGCGGCGACGTCGTCGCCGCGATGAGCGCGTCGGGCCCGTCGTACCGGCTGTCGAAGCAGCGGGTGAAGCAGATCGTGCGGCCGATGACCGAGGCCGCGGACGACCTTTCCGCGCAGCTCGGTTACTTCCGGGACTAG
- the mtrA gene encoding MtrAB system response regulator MtrA, whose product MKARVLVVDDDPALAEMLTIVLRGEGFDTAVVADGSRALPALRELKPDLVLLDLMLPGMNGIDVCKAIRAESGVPIVMLTAKSDTVDIVLGLESGADDYVVKPFKPKELVARVRARMRRTEAEPAESLTIGDLAIDVPGHEVTREGKAIPLTPLEFDLLVALARKPRQVFTREVLLEQVWGYRHAADTRLVNVHVQRLRSKVEKDPEHPEVVLTVRGVGYKAGPP is encoded by the coding sequence ATGAAGGCACGTGTTCTCGTGGTCGACGACGACCCTGCACTCGCGGAGATGCTCACCATCGTGCTCCGTGGGGAGGGGTTCGACACGGCGGTGGTCGCCGACGGCTCACGCGCGCTTCCCGCGCTGCGTGAGCTGAAGCCCGACCTCGTCCTGCTCGACCTGATGCTGCCCGGGATGAACGGGATCGACGTCTGCAAGGCGATCCGCGCCGAGTCCGGGGTGCCGATCGTCATGCTCACCGCCAAGAGCGACACCGTCGACATCGTCCTCGGCCTGGAGTCCGGCGCCGACGACTACGTCGTCAAGCCGTTCAAGCCGAAGGAGCTGGTCGCCCGGGTCCGCGCCCGGATGCGCCGCACCGAGGCCGAACCGGCGGAGTCGCTCACGATCGGCGACCTGGCGATCGACGTGCCCGGCCACGAGGTCACGCGCGAGGGCAAGGCCATCCCGCTGACCCCGCTGGAGTTCGACCTGCTGGTGGCGCTGGCCCGCAAGCCGCGTCAGGTGTTCACCCGCGAGGTGCTGCTCGAGCAGGTCTGGGGCTACCGCCACGCGGCCGACACCCGGCTGGTGAACGTGCACGTCCAGCGGCTGCGCTCCAAGGTCGAGAAGGACCCGGAACACCCCGAGGTGGTGTTGACCGTTCGCGGCGTCGGGTACAAGGCCGGCCCGCCGTGA
- the solA gene encoding N-methyl-L-tryptophan oxidase, with the protein MTHYDVIVLGLGGMGSAAAYRLAQRGQRVLGLDQFAPVHHLGSSHGGSRITRQAYLEGPEYVPLLLRAHELWDGLERDSGRKLFTRCGGLMVGAAASRTITGSVASAAAFGIPHELLDAREIRRRFPTTSPAPDEVALYEPGAGLVSPEGSVAAHLQLAARCGAELHHEEKVFTWSTMAGGVRVGTSHNYYTADRLVLCPGAWAGELLRDLGVGFTVRRQVQFWFAPSGGVEPFRRHPVYIWEADGYTFYGFPAHNAAGDGVKVAFHSGGRPCTPDGLDRTVTEAEVHEIATVVKRHLPTLPGAFLRAVTCMYTDTADESFVLAPHPAEERVLLACGFSGHGFKFAPVVGEIVADLVVDGTTTHPIARFDPARLLA; encoded by the coding sequence ATGACGCACTACGACGTGATCGTGCTCGGCCTCGGCGGGATGGGCAGCGCCGCGGCGTACCGGCTGGCGCAACGCGGGCAGCGGGTGCTCGGCCTCGACCAGTTCGCGCCGGTGCACCACCTCGGGTCGAGCCACGGCGGTTCGCGGATCACGCGCCAGGCCTACCTCGAAGGCCCCGAGTACGTGCCACTCCTGCTGCGGGCCCACGAACTGTGGGACGGCCTCGAGCGCGACAGCGGACGCAAGCTGTTCACCCGCTGCGGCGGGCTGATGGTCGGCGCGGCGGCGTCGCGGACGATCACCGGCAGCGTCGCCTCGGCGGCGGCGTTCGGCATCCCGCACGAACTGCTCGACGCCCGGGAAATCCGCCGCCGGTTCCCGACGACGTCACCGGCACCGGACGAGGTCGCGCTGTACGAGCCGGGTGCCGGGCTGGTGTCGCCCGAGGGCAGCGTCGCCGCGCACCTGCAGCTCGCCGCGCGGTGCGGCGCCGAACTGCACCACGAGGAGAAGGTGTTCACCTGGAGCACCATGGCCGGCGGCGTGCGCGTCGGGACCTCGCACAACTACTACACGGCCGACCGGCTGGTGCTGTGTCCCGGCGCGTGGGCCGGCGAGCTGCTGCGCGACCTCGGCGTCGGGTTCACCGTGCGGCGGCAGGTGCAGTTCTGGTTCGCGCCGTCGGGCGGGGTCGAGCCGTTCCGCCGGCACCCGGTCTACATCTGGGAAGCCGACGGCTACACGTTCTACGGCTTCCCGGCGCACAACGCGGCGGGTGACGGCGTGAAGGTCGCGTTCCACAGCGGCGGCCGGCCGTGCACGCCCGACGGTCTCGACCGGACGGTGACCGAAGCCGAGGTCCACGAGATCGCCACGGTCGTCAAGCGCCACCTGCCGACGCTGCCCGGCGCGTTCCTCCGCGCGGTGACGTGCATGTACACCGACACCGCCGACGAGAGCTTCGTGCTGGCGCCACACCCCGCCGAGGAACGCGTGCTGCTCGCGTGCGGCTTCTCCGGCCACGGCTTCAAGTTCGCGCCGGTGGTCGGCGAGATCGTCGCGGACCTGGTCGTCGACGGGACGACCACGCACCCGATCGCCCGGTTCGACCCGGCGCGCCTGCTGGCCTGA